From Caulobacter segnis, a single genomic window includes:
- a CDS encoding TonB-dependent receptor yields the protein MRLQFRGLRALALGATAMTSLAAGHAFAQQTASPPADAGTIEEVVVTALKRSTTVQTTPISVSAVTEKSLQALGASGIQDYFRTVPNLQVDGNSPTSRRLTLRGVRSAGEATVGLYYDETPLTGPAGTTADASSTSADVNLFDAERVEVLRGPQGTLYGSGSMGGTLRVILNKPDSSRYAGAVEAQGTSTKGGSTGYSVKGMVNVPLIEDKLAARLVLYKTEGGGYIDDVLLKKKDINDQHSSGGRLMLGFTPTENLTINASGLYQKTTLDGQNTWYPALGKEEYKTNARVIAPTSDNLRMYNVTGKWDLDFATVTATSSYYKWTLLRNSDYSPTLSGSRANATSCRNWVAGGPAASGSTNPACTATQLTAYTAYADSRTPGALYQPMGLTSWNHELRANGSLFEDKLDWTAGVYLEKRDDYIESKVAKGDAVTGVIDPNDLTAWRHVGTETKQTAFFGEVSYKPIEKLTLTGGLRRFKYDKTVSGQVLISNFITQSYVGPAAQVDASADGWVSKLNASYQVTSDVMVYAVAAKGFRPGGANNVPGLASALLAYQPDSLWNYEGGIKSQWFDRRLTLNAAVYQIDWSNMQISATSANGAFSYLTNAGKAKIKGFEVEATARPIRGLTISGTAAIVDAKLTEDQANSTILITGSTGLRGDEFPNVAKYSGSASVEYTWPLPGDMNGLVRADYAYVGESASQFRPTYVYYEKQGDYGYANLRAGVEGADWGAYLFVNNVTDEVGLMSVTSAVNNPKQVVSINPRTAGFQVRKRF from the coding sequence ATGAGACTGCAGTTCCGAGGCCTCCGGGCCCTGGCCCTGGGCGCCACCGCCATGACCAGCCTGGCCGCCGGCCACGCCTTCGCCCAGCAGACCGCCAGCCCGCCGGCCGACGCCGGGACGATCGAGGAGGTCGTGGTCACCGCGCTGAAGCGCTCGACCACCGTCCAGACCACCCCGATCAGCGTCAGCGCGGTGACCGAGAAGTCGCTGCAGGCGCTGGGCGCCTCGGGCATCCAGGACTATTTCCGCACCGTTCCGAACCTGCAGGTCGACGGCAACTCGCCGACCAGCCGCCGCCTGACTCTGCGCGGGGTGCGCAGCGCCGGTGAAGCCACGGTCGGCCTCTATTACGACGAAACTCCGCTGACGGGCCCGGCCGGCACGACCGCCGACGCCAGCTCGACCAGCGCCGACGTCAACCTGTTCGACGCCGAGCGCGTCGAGGTGCTGCGCGGCCCGCAGGGCACGCTGTACGGCTCGGGCTCGATGGGCGGCACCCTGCGGGTGATCCTCAACAAGCCTGACAGCAGCCGCTACGCCGGCGCGGTCGAGGCCCAGGGCACCAGCACCAAGGGCGGCAGCACCGGCTACTCGGTCAAGGGCATGGTCAACGTCCCGCTGATCGAGGACAAACTGGCCGCGCGCCTGGTGCTCTACAAGACCGAGGGCGGCGGCTATATCGACGACGTCCTGCTGAAAAAGAAGGACATCAACGACCAGCACTCCAGCGGCGGTCGCCTGATGCTGGGCTTCACGCCCACCGAGAACCTGACGATCAACGCCTCGGGCCTCTATCAGAAGACCACGCTGGACGGTCAGAACACCTGGTACCCCGCGCTGGGCAAGGAAGAGTACAAGACCAACGCCCGCGTTATCGCCCCGACCAGCGACAATCTGCGGATGTACAACGTCACGGGCAAATGGGACCTGGACTTCGCCACGGTCACGGCGACCTCGTCCTATTACAAGTGGACGCTGCTGCGGAACTCCGACTACAGCCCGACGCTGTCGGGCAGCCGCGCCAACGCCACCTCGTGCCGCAACTGGGTCGCGGGCGGTCCGGCCGCGAGCGGCTCGACGAACCCGGCCTGTACGGCGACGCAGCTGACGGCCTACACCGCCTATGCCGATAGCCGCACCCCCGGCGCGCTCTACCAGCCGATGGGCCTGACCTCGTGGAACCACGAACTGCGCGCCAACGGTTCGCTGTTCGAGGACAAGCTGGACTGGACGGCCGGCGTCTATCTGGAAAAGCGCGACGATTACATCGAGAGCAAGGTGGCCAAGGGCGACGCCGTCACCGGCGTCATCGACCCCAACGACCTGACCGCCTGGCGCCATGTCGGCACCGAGACCAAGCAGACTGCCTTCTTCGGTGAAGTGTCCTACAAGCCCATCGAGAAGCTGACCCTGACCGGCGGCCTGCGCCGCTTCAAGTACGACAAGACGGTCTCCGGCCAGGTCCTGATCAGCAACTTCATCACCCAGTCCTATGTCGGTCCGGCCGCCCAGGTCGACGCTAGCGCCGACGGCTGGGTCAGCAAGCTGAACGCCTCGTATCAGGTCACGTCGGACGTCATGGTCTACGCCGTGGCGGCCAAGGGCTTCCGTCCGGGCGGCGCTAACAACGTGCCGGGTCTGGCCAGCGCGCTTCTGGCCTATCAGCCCGACAGTCTGTGGAACTACGAAGGCGGCATCAAGAGCCAGTGGTTCGACCGTCGCCTGACGCTGAACGCGGCCGTCTACCAGATCGACTGGTCGAACATGCAGATCTCGGCCACCAGCGCCAACGGGGCCTTCAGCTACCTGACCAACGCCGGCAAGGCCAAGATCAAGGGCTTTGAAGTCGAAGCCACGGCGCGTCCGATCCGTGGCCTGACGATCAGCGGCACCGCCGCCATCGTCGACGCCAAGCTGACGGAAGACCAGGCCAACTCGACCATCCTGATCACCGGCTCGACCGGCCTGCGCGGCGACGAGTTCCCCAACGTGGCCAAGTACAGCGGCTCGGCCTCGGTCGAGTACACCTGGCCGCTGCCGGGCGACATGAATGGCCTGGTGCGCGCCGACTACGCCTATGTCGGCGAGTCTGCCTCGCAGTTCCGTCCGACCTACGTCTACTACGAGAAGCAAGGCGACTACGGCTACGCCAACCTCCGGGCCGGCGTCGAAGGCGCCGACTGGGGCGCGTACCTGTTTGTCAACAACGTGACCGATGAGGTGGGACTGATGAGCGTGACCTCGGCGGTGAACAACCCCAAGCAGGTCGTCAGCATCAATCCGCGCACGGCCGGCTTCCAAGTCCGCAAGCGCTTCTAG
- a CDS encoding energy transducer TonB family protein: MKISIAIAAGLAGSFFVAQAASAAGGFEDQMGRCLQQFANTRDAAQVMLECNAADGKLSDCKVVDNSAGGKGFDKAAMCIAEKLPMGAKTGSVKVPFRFPGGA; encoded by the coding sequence ATGAAAATCTCGATCGCGATCGCCGCGGGTCTCGCTGGCAGCTTCTTCGTCGCTCAGGCCGCCTCGGCCGCCGGCGGTTTCGAAGACCAGATGGGCCGCTGCCTGCAACAGTTCGCCAACACGCGCGACGCCGCTCAGGTCATGCTCGAGTGCAACGCCGCGGACGGCAAGCTGTCGGACTGCAAGGTCGTCGACAACAGCGCCGGCGGTAAGGGTTTCGACAAGGCCGCCATGTGCATCGCCGAGAAGCTGCCGATGGGCGCCAAGACCGGTTCGGTGAAGGTTCCCTTCCGCTTCCCGGGCGGCGCGTAA
- a CDS encoding FecR family protein yields the protein MTSTTSGKERHDDPASTAATWFARLQDDDVSPQDRRDFQHWLNADARHAAAWDAVRATWDDLSGLENDPALAALRADALGAGEAPPRRLNRRALGLAAAGLVATVGGALLGRRWLEGDKTPAPAADEPVFTTAVGERSTFRLADNSVVTLGTDSAVRVNHWGAERRLTLLRGQAYFQVAKDKTRPFIVSAGDKSVTAVGTAFDVRMEPGKLSVTLVEGRVRIVGASPQGQRRIEMSAGSRFVANGSADWAVATVDTAKESAWLQGRLVFDAEPLSSVVAEMNRYSTRKLALADPTLAATPVSGVFKTGQIDAFVAALRTYGLAEVGRSDDKQVELVSPGRGSL from the coding sequence ATGACGTCGACCACGTCGGGCAAAGAGAGACACGACGACCCGGCTAGCACGGCCGCGACCTGGTTCGCGCGCCTGCAAGACGACGACGTATCCCCGCAGGACCGCCGGGACTTTCAGCACTGGCTGAACGCCGACGCGCGGCACGCGGCCGCCTGGGACGCCGTGCGCGCGACCTGGGACGACCTTTCTGGCCTTGAGAACGATCCCGCCCTGGCGGCGCTGCGCGCCGACGCCCTCGGCGCCGGCGAAGCCCCGCCCCGTCGCCTGAACCGCCGCGCCCTGGGCCTGGCCGCGGCCGGCCTGGTCGCTACCGTGGGCGGAGCGCTGCTGGGACGCCGCTGGCTGGAGGGCGACAAGACGCCCGCCCCCGCCGCCGACGAACCAGTTTTCACCACCGCCGTAGGCGAGCGCTCGACCTTCCGGCTGGCCGACAACTCGGTCGTGACCCTCGGCACCGACTCCGCCGTGCGGGTCAATCACTGGGGCGCCGAGCGCCGCCTGACCCTGCTACGCGGTCAGGCCTATTTCCAGGTGGCCAAGGACAAGACCCGCCCGTTCATCGTCTCGGCCGGCGACAAGTCGGTGACCGCCGTGGGCACCGCTTTCGACGTAAGGATGGAGCCGGGCAAGCTGTCGGTCACCCTGGTCGAGGGCCGCGTGCGGATCGTCGGCGCCTCGCCGCAAGGCCAGCGTCGCATCGAAATGTCGGCCGGCTCGCGCTTCGTGGCCAATGGCTCCGCCGACTGGGCGGTCGCGACCGTCGACACCGCCAAGGAATCCGCCTGGCTGCAAGGCCGCCTGGTCTTCGACGCCGAGCCGCTGTCCAGCGTGGTCGCCGAGATGAACCGCTACTCCACACGCAAGCTGGCCCTGGCCGATCCGACCCTAGCCGCCACGCCCGTCAGCGGCGTCTTCAAGACCGGCCAGATCGACGCCTTCGTCGCCGCGCTGCGCACCTACGGCCTGGCCGAGGTCGGGCGGTCGGATGACAAGCAGGTCGAGTTGGTGAGCCCGGGCCGGGGCAGTCTGTAG
- a CDS encoding RNA polymerase sigma factor, which produces MIWGGRPSRPPEQAPSLSDAGARFTPALRAFFSRRAPANDVEDLVQEVLLRIQKRQPAPVVNNVEGYLFEVAANVLIDRGRRDRTRRRNDHCELQEIHHPVDEMSPERVLQGRERMARAMAALNELPERTRRVFILVRFEEMSYKLVAQRLGVSVSAVEKHVMKALRHLHERLRDQDDVDHVGQRETRRPG; this is translated from the coding sequence GTGATTTGGGGCGGTCGACCGTCCAGGCCGCCGGAGCAGGCGCCCAGCCTCTCCGACGCCGGCGCTCGGTTCACGCCGGCGCTGCGCGCCTTCTTCTCCCGCCGCGCGCCAGCCAACGACGTCGAAGATCTGGTCCAGGAAGTCCTGCTCCGGATCCAGAAGCGCCAGCCCGCCCCCGTCGTGAACAATGTCGAAGGCTATCTGTTCGAGGTCGCCGCCAACGTCCTGATCGATCGCGGCCGCCGCGACCGCACGCGCCGGCGCAACGATCATTGCGAACTGCAAGAAATTCATCACCCCGTTGATGAAATGTCGCCGGAGCGCGTCTTACAGGGACGAGAGCGGATGGCGCGCGCGATGGCGGCCCTCAACGAGCTACCGGAACGCACACGACGGGTTTTCATCCTCGTGCGCTTCGAGGAGATGAGCTACAAGCTCGTCGCTCAGCGTTTGGGGGTCTCTGTCAGCGCTGTCGAGAAACATGTGATGAAGGCGCTGCGTCATCTGCACGAGCGTCTGCGGGACCAGGATGACGTCGACCACGTCGGGCAAAGAGAGACACGACGACCCGGCTAG
- a CDS encoding TonB-dependent receptor domain-containing protein, which translates to MGAAWAAPKRPDAAYRFDIPAQPLSQALNQLALRSDREILFSPALTRGKRSPAVSGAFTPEAALERLLAGSGLVVRLEGRSFLVVPAPREAPSEAAATTPRPEPPPQPIAIDSVVVTALKRSSLVQQTPISMTVVSGEQLSRLGVLDLEKASPLLPGLKLISTAFGRRLVLRGVYGAGEATTGLYYDETPMTGPVGTTADPGVMAPELALVDVDRIELLRGPQGTLYGSGAMGGALRILFRHPDLSEDSAAIGASASAAAHGGQAGGATAVLNTVVVPERFAVRVSAYEQHQPGVIDNVRLGLKDVDASRVQGVRLAALWETGSPFSALVSATHQTSHRDDISAWNDTAGPWKTVHAGRAPFDGEIDLASATLKWRGEAVDLTAVSSWYRWRLTRRQDYSGVLVGERTNAAGCMRMFSLSQACGEAQMSSYSAYVDSVYPAILNQPAELTAKIHELRASSVGAGPLKWTLGAYREVRGDYIDSQVRHVDPGTGALAEPPVLIGRRDIENHLSQSAVFGELSYAVAPETELTLGARRFDYVKRDRGAVQIANVVSGTWADYAIDARTEERGWSLKALASRRFGSDVFGYAQVSQGFRPGGVNVVPGLPEALAVYRSDRLNNYELGLKAQTGDGRVTANVALYRVEWSDMQYAAQTQNRAFTYVTNIGAARIHGLEVEATAQRVLGWDLAGSLTLTDARLTADQITNTAIGLGLEGDRLPVVPKVAAAASMERRWSLARG; encoded by the coding sequence ATGGGCGCCGCCTGGGCCGCGCCCAAGCGTCCCGACGCCGCCTATCGCTTCGACATTCCCGCCCAGCCGTTGAGCCAGGCGCTGAACCAGCTGGCCCTGCGCAGCGATCGCGAGATCCTGTTTTCACCGGCCCTGACGCGGGGTAAGCGCAGTCCGGCGGTGAGCGGCGCGTTCACGCCCGAGGCCGCGCTGGAGCGACTGCTGGCCGGCTCGGGCCTGGTGGTCCGACTCGAGGGGCGCAGCTTCCTGGTCGTGCCGGCGCCGCGCGAGGCGCCGAGCGAGGCCGCCGCCACCACGCCCAGGCCTGAACCCCCGCCACAGCCGATCGCCATCGATTCGGTGGTCGTCACCGCGCTGAAGCGGTCCAGCCTGGTCCAGCAGACGCCGATCAGCATGACGGTGGTGTCCGGCGAACAACTGTCGCGCCTGGGCGTGCTGGATCTGGAGAAGGCCTCGCCGCTGCTACCGGGGTTGAAGCTGATCTCGACCGCGTTCGGGCGTCGGCTGGTGCTGCGTGGCGTCTACGGCGCCGGCGAGGCGACCACGGGCCTCTATTACGACGAGACGCCGATGACCGGGCCGGTCGGCACCACGGCCGACCCGGGAGTGATGGCGCCGGAGCTGGCGCTGGTCGACGTCGACCGCATCGAGCTGCTGCGGGGGCCGCAGGGCACGCTGTACGGCTCCGGTGCGATGGGCGGGGCGCTGCGGATCCTGTTCCGGCATCCGGACCTATCAGAGGATTCCGCCGCCATCGGCGCCTCGGCATCCGCCGCCGCCCATGGCGGTCAGGCCGGCGGGGCGACGGCGGTGCTGAACACCGTGGTGGTTCCGGAACGCTTCGCCGTGCGCGTGAGCGCCTATGAGCAGCATCAGCCGGGCGTGATCGACAATGTCCGGCTGGGACTGAAGGATGTCGACGCCTCCCGCGTGCAAGGCGTGAGGCTGGCCGCGCTGTGGGAAACGGGATCCCCGTTCTCGGCCCTGGTCTCGGCCACCCACCAGACCAGCCATCGCGACGACATCTCGGCCTGGAACGACACGGCCGGCCCCTGGAAGACGGTCCATGCCGGCCGCGCGCCGTTCGACGGCGAGATCGACCTGGCCTCGGCTACCCTGAAGTGGCGGGGCGAGGCGGTGGACCTGACGGCGGTGTCCTCTTGGTACCGCTGGCGGCTGACGCGGCGTCAGGACTACAGCGGCGTGCTGGTGGGCGAGCGGACCAACGCGGCCGGCTGTATGCGGATGTTCTCGCTGAGCCAGGCCTGCGGCGAGGCCCAGATGTCCAGCTACTCGGCCTATGTCGACAGCGTGTATCCGGCCATCCTGAACCAGCCGGCCGAACTGACGGCGAAGATCCACGAACTGCGGGCCTCGTCGGTTGGCGCGGGACCCCTGAAGTGGACGCTGGGCGCCTATCGCGAGGTCCGGGGCGACTACATCGACAGCCAGGTCCGCCACGTCGATCCAGGGACCGGCGCCCTGGCCGAGCCGCCCGTGCTGATCGGCCGGCGCGACATCGAGAACCACCTGTCCCAGAGCGCCGTCTTCGGCGAGCTTTCCTACGCCGTCGCGCCGGAGACCGAGCTGACGCTGGGCGCGCGGCGCTTCGACTACGTCAAGCGCGACCGGGGCGCGGTGCAGATCGCCAACGTCGTGTCGGGCACCTGGGCCGACTACGCCATCGACGCGCGGACCGAGGAGCGCGGCTGGAGCCTGAAGGCGCTGGCCAGCCGGCGGTTCGGATCCGACGTGTTCGGCTATGCGCAGGTGTCCCAGGGGTTCAGGCCGGGCGGCGTGAACGTCGTGCCCGGGCTGCCCGAGGCGTTGGCGGTCTACCGGTCGGATCGCCTGAACAACTACGAACTGGGCTTAAAGGCCCAGACCGGCGACGGTCGCGTCACCGCCAATGTCGCGCTCTATCGCGTCGAATGGTCGGACATGCAGTACGCGGCCCAGACCCAGAACCGCGCCTTCACCTATGTCACCAACATCGGGGCCGCCCGCATCCATGGCCTGGAGGTCGAGGCCACGGCGCAGCGCGTCCTGGGCTGGGACCTCGCGGGCAGCCTGACCCTGACCGACGCGCGCCTGACCGCCGACCAGATCACCAACACCGCCATCGGCCTGGGACTGGAGGGCGACCGCCTGCCGGTCGTGCCCAAGGTCGCCGCCGCCGCCTCGATGGAGCGCCGCTGGTCCTTGGCCAGGGGCTGA
- a CDS encoding TonB-dependent receptor translates to MGGYALFGLSLGLESNAWTADLAVDNLLDRAGRATAARNTSGPVEYFGVAPRTVRLSFERRF, encoded by the coding sequence ATGGGCGGTTACGCGCTGTTCGGCCTGAGCCTGGGCCTGGAGAGCAACGCCTGGACCGCCGACCTCGCCGTCGACAACCTGCTGGACCGCGCGGGGCGGGCCACGGCCGCCCGCAACACGTCCGGGCCGGTCGAGTATTTCGGCGTTGCGCCGCGCACCGTGCGCCTGTCTTTCGAACGCCGCTTCTGA
- a CDS encoding glutathione S-transferase, with amino-acid sequence MSDYVLYYWSAPFRGQFVRAVLAHAGKSWTEGGDAEIARLMSLPVEETPVPFMGPPLLVDRKADFAVAQMPAIILYLGETLELLPATPAARALTMKMVNDANDVIDEITLNGGQLMWTPERWRDFVPRLKKWMSFWEETGRRHGLKPKSGFLLDGDAPGVADVVAATLWSTLADRFDAIEKLLEEAAPMTAALTRRVYALKPLADLAARARRDYGDTYCGGQIEASLRKVLDA; translated from the coding sequence ATGTCCGACTACGTACTCTACTATTGGTCTGCGCCGTTCAGGGGGCAGTTCGTGCGCGCCGTCCTGGCCCATGCCGGAAAATCCTGGACGGAAGGCGGCGACGCCGAGATCGCCCGACTGATGAGCCTGCCGGTCGAGGAGACGCCGGTCCCGTTCATGGGCCCTCCCCTGCTGGTCGATCGGAAGGCCGATTTCGCCGTCGCCCAGATGCCGGCGATTATCCTTTATCTGGGGGAGACGCTGGAGCTTTTGCCGGCCACGCCCGCCGCTCGCGCGCTAACGATGAAGATGGTCAACGACGCCAATGACGTGATCGACGAGATCACCCTGAACGGCGGCCAGCTGATGTGGACGCCCGAGCGCTGGCGCGATTTCGTCCCGCGCCTGAAAAAGTGGATGTCGTTCTGGGAGGAGACGGGACGCCGTCATGGCCTGAAGCCGAAGTCGGGCTTCCTGCTGGACGGCGATGCGCCCGGGGTCGCCGACGTCGTCGCGGCCACGCTGTGGTCGACCCTCGCCGACCGGTTCGACGCGATAGAGAAGCTTCTGGAAGAAGCCGCGCCCATGACCGCCGCCCTGACGCGGCGCGTCTATGCCCTCAAGCCGCTGGCCGACCTGGCCGCTCGGGCCCGGCGGGACTATGGCGACACCTATTGCGGCGGCCAGATCGAGGCCTCGCTGCGCAAGGTCCTCGACGCCTAG
- a CDS encoding TonB-dependent receptor, with protein MNFLNRKCMLLASAAVTVVSSGWAANARAQTAASQDSAVAEVVVVGQRKAIQSAQDLKKNSEEIVDSITAVDIGGLPDRSVTEALQRVPGVTIGRTNQPRDVDRLNAEGSGIQIRGLTWVRSELNGRDMFSAKGGRAISWEDVTPELFAGVDVYKNPSADIVEGGLGGTVNLRTRMPFDQPGRQMAFSADYTRGDLRKAGTPSGSILLSDRFQTNWGEFGALLSVSNSKLKTAVNTIAVDPYNAHGLGVQSSYDGGSSLNFNGDNSIAGQPKSRVFVPVGVQYRNNDQDRNRKGYYAAFQWRPNESLELYTTLFRTEAKQTFMDRFAQTSACCSATNNQSFVVGPATGTAFTYDSDGNFLKGQLVDGGGGGNGVANSFLLNLGTRYGVVKDNTNDISAGFKWSNDRWLITGDLQYVYSHRGSTDLTVYNTVTLNGGFGLDLTGELPKITMANVTSTPSAFNLYAAMDHIDDNDAREYSGKFDATYSFDDDKFIKDIKLGARATSRDATSRDTAYNWNLISAPWATRVTATADKYTQHQDKVSFDNFFKGDLSVPGLIMPSFDLAKSPTALYDYLNKVVWNGPIPGGGPAYTDGEYGYYPPGGPNGTIPSWSPAGGTYSPFTQGTLMSYMPIWAAPTGSISYWQPLGDVHTSFTNTGGRGVNRQWEDTASVYGKVRFGTDLPFSWGEEGMSWDGNLGLRVVRTKTDANGFGTINLIDQSQRRFASPTAATKITYADGRAFTTTGGTEYTDVLPSLNLRLKAKPNVFVRFAASKNIVRPDFNQLDPSMSVTGTLQSRPATVADGIINQQTGVAYTQTELNTAAAGGSAVQYHTDVAFGFFGGNPNLKPMRANSFDLSGEWYFHGGMMAVGAFKKDVYDYIQSTPTLLNIATSNGSTVQAIGTVPQNMGHGKIYGMEFQYQQYYDFLPGALGGLGTEFNATILDSKGTRNVSSDTKDASQITASKLDLPLEQLSRYTYNATALYSKYGIDARLAYNWRSRYLMSASASNLMVPVYAKSYGQLDGSVTYALTPQVKIGVQAVNLLNSRYELEMDQRDSWYLGTQGNFSKSLVRTHSWTVSDRRVSFIVRGTF; from the coding sequence GTGAATTTTCTAAATCGGAAATGCATGCTGCTGGCCTCGGCGGCGGTCACGGTGGTGTCCAGCGGGTGGGCGGCGAACGCGCGGGCTCAAACAGCCGCCAGTCAAGACAGCGCTGTCGCGGAGGTCGTCGTCGTCGGCCAGCGCAAGGCCATCCAGTCGGCCCAGGATCTAAAGAAGAACTCCGAGGAGATCGTCGACTCGATCACCGCCGTCGACATCGGCGGCCTGCCGGACCGTTCGGTGACCGAAGCGCTGCAGCGCGTTCCGGGCGTCACCATCGGCCGCACCAATCAACCGCGCGACGTTGATCGCCTGAACGCCGAGGGCTCGGGCATCCAGATCCGGGGCCTGACCTGGGTCCGCTCGGAGCTGAACGGGCGCGACATGTTCTCGGCCAAGGGCGGCCGCGCCATCTCGTGGGAGGACGTCACGCCCGAGCTGTTCGCCGGCGTCGACGTCTACAAGAACCCGTCGGCCGACATCGTCGAGGGCGGTCTGGGCGGCACGGTCAATCTGCGCACGCGCATGCCGTTCGACCAACCGGGCCGCCAGATGGCCTTCTCGGCCGACTATACGCGCGGCGACCTGCGCAAGGCGGGGACGCCCTCGGGCAGCATCCTGCTGAGCGATCGCTTCCAGACCAACTGGGGCGAGTTCGGCGCGCTGCTCAGCGTGTCCAACTCCAAGCTGAAGACCGCCGTCAATACGATCGCGGTCGACCCGTACAACGCGCACGGCTTGGGCGTGCAGTCGTCCTATGACGGCGGTTCCAGCCTGAACTTCAACGGCGACAACTCCATCGCCGGCCAGCCCAAGAGCCGGGTCTTCGTGCCGGTCGGGGTGCAGTACCGCAACAACGATCAGGACCGGAACCGCAAGGGCTACTACGCCGCCTTCCAGTGGCGGCCCAACGAGAGCCTGGAGCTCTACACCACCCTGTTCCGCACCGAGGCCAAGCAGACCTTCATGGACCGCTTCGCCCAGACTTCGGCCTGCTGCTCGGCGACCAACAACCAGTCGTTCGTGGTGGGGCCGGCGACCGGCACGGCGTTCACCTACGACTCCGACGGCAACTTCCTGAAGGGCCAGTTGGTCGATGGCGGCGGCGGCGGCAACGGCGTGGCCAACTCGTTCCTGCTGAACCTGGGCACGCGCTACGGCGTGGTGAAGGACAACACCAACGACATCTCGGCCGGCTTCAAGTGGTCGAACGACCGCTGGCTGATTACCGGTGACCTGCAGTACGTTTATTCGCACCGGGGCAGCACCGACCTGACGGTCTACAACACCGTCACCCTGAACGGCGGCTTCGGCCTGGATCTGACCGGCGAGCTGCCGAAGATCACCATGGCCAATGTCACCAGCACCCCGTCGGCGTTCAACCTGTACGCCGCGATGGACCACATCGACGACAACGACGCCCGGGAATATTCGGGCAAGTTCGACGCGACCTATTCGTTCGACGACGACAAGTTCATCAAGGACATCAAGCTGGGGGCGCGGGCCACGTCCCGCGACGCCACCTCGCGCGACACGGCCTATAACTGGAACCTGATCTCGGCGCCCTGGGCCACGCGGGTCACGGCCACGGCCGACAAGTACACCCAGCACCAGGACAAGGTCAGCTTCGACAACTTCTTCAAGGGCGACCTGTCGGTGCCCGGGCTGATCATGCCGTCGTTCGACTTGGCCAAGAGCCCGACGGCGCTCTACGACTACCTGAACAAGGTGGTCTGGAACGGTCCGATCCCGGGCGGCGGCCCGGCCTATACCGACGGCGAATACGGTTACTACCCGCCGGGCGGGCCGAACGGCACGATCCCCAGCTGGTCGCCGGCGGGCGGGACCTACAGCCCGTTCACCCAAGGCACCCTGATGAGCTACATGCCCATCTGGGCTGCGCCCACGGGCAGCATCAGCTACTGGCAGCCGCTGGGCGACGTGCACACCAGCTTCACCAACACCGGTGGCCGGGGCGTCAACCGCCAGTGGGAAGACACCGCCTCGGTCTACGGCAAGGTTCGCTTCGGAACCGACCTGCCGTTCTCGTGGGGCGAGGAGGGCATGAGCTGGGACGGCAACCTCGGCCTGCGCGTCGTGCGGACCAAGACCGACGCCAACGGGTTCGGCACGATCAACCTGATCGACCAGAGCCAGCGGCGCTTCGCCTCGCCCACGGCCGCAACGAAGATCACCTATGCCGACGGCCGGGCCTTCACCACGACCGGCGGCACCGAATACACTGACGTCCTGCCCAGCCTGAACCTGCGGCTGAAGGCCAAGCCGAACGTGTTCGTGCGCTTCGCGGCGTCCAAGAACATCGTCCGGCCCGACTTCAACCAGCTGGATCCGTCGATGTCGGTGACGGGCACGCTGCAGTCGCGCCCCGCCACGGTCGCGGACGGCATCATCAACCAGCAGACCGGGGTGGCCTACACCCAGACCGAGCTGAACACGGCCGCGGCCGGGGGCTCGGCGGTCCAGTACCACACCGATGTCGCCTTCGGCTTCTTCGGCGGCAATCCGAACCTCAAGCCGATGCGGGCCAACTCGTTCGACCTGTCGGGCGAGTGGTATTTCCACGGCGGCATGATGGCGGTGGGGGCCTTCAAGAAGGACGTCTACGACTACATCCAGTCGACGCCGACCCTGCTGAACATCGCCACGTCAAACGGCAGCACCGTCCAGGCCATCGGCACCGTTCCCCAGAACATGGGTCACGGCAAGATCTACGGCATGGAGTTCCAGTACCAGCAGTACTACGACTTCCTGCCGGGGGCGCTGGGCGGCCTAGGCACGGAATTCAACGCGACGATCCTGGACAGCAAGGGCACGCGGAACGTGTCCAGCGACACCAAGGACGCGTCGCAGATCACCGCCTCGAAGCTGGACCTGCCGCTGGAGCAGCTGTCGCGCTACACCTACAATGCGACGGCCCTCTACAGTAAGTACGGCATCGACGCGCGCCTGGCCTACAACTGGCGCTCGCGGTACCTGATGAGCGCCTCGGCCTCGAACCTGATGGTGCCGGTCTACGCCAAGTCGTATGGCCAGCTGGACGGATCGGTGACGTACGCGCTGACGCCCCAGGTCAAGATCGGCGTCCAGGCGGTCAACCTCTTGAACTCGCGTTACGAGCTCGAGATGGACCAACGGGACAGCTGGTATCTCGGCACCCAGGGCAATTTCTCCAAATCGCTGGTCCGCACCCACAGCTGGACCGTCAGCGACCGCCGTGTTTCGTTCATCGTGCGCGGGACGTTCTAG